Proteins from a genomic interval of Gossypium hirsutum isolate 1008001.06 chromosome A09, Gossypium_hirsutum_v2.1, whole genome shotgun sequence:
- the LOC107933935 gene encoding cytochrome P450 CYP736A12-like — translation MSIRLGSVPTIVVSSPQAAEMFLKTHDDVFASRPKLQVLQSIYNGKKGIAFTEHESYWCSVRKLCSQQLFTVSKIESFAPSRKELLTHFIESLKKAATTKEVVNISKMVGNLNEKMTLKMILGLVEKYEEFNLQELIEDVTALF, via the coding sequence ATGTCCATAAGGCTAGGCTCTGTGCCAACTATTGTCGTTTCATCCCCTCAAGCAGCTGAGATGTTTCTTAAGACACATGACGATGTTTTCGCAAGCAGACCAAAACTTCAAGTGCTACAATCAATTTACAATGGAAAAAAGGGAATAGCATTCACAGAACATGAATCATATTGGTGCAGTGTAAGGAAGCTTTGTAGTCAACAACTTTTTACTGTATCAAAAATTGAATCGTTTGCTCCTTCGAGGAAGGAGTTGCTAACGCATTTCATTGAATCTTTGAAGAAAGCAGCAACAACAAAGGAAGTGGTTAACATTAGTAAGATGGTGGGGAATCTTAATGAAAAGATGACTCTAAAAATGATTTTGGGGCTTGTGGAGAAGTATGAGGAATTTAACCTTCAGGAGCTTATTGAAGATGTAACAGccctattttga